From Deltaproteobacteria bacterium, a single genomic window includes:
- a CDS encoding 4-hydroxyphenylacetate 3-hydroxylase N-terminal domain-containing protein, producing MPLMNGEQYRDSLRKMKHVVYIFGERISNPVDHPIVIPSQNAVAMAYDLAFDPKYEDLITVTSSLTGRKINRFTHIFQSIDDMLKKVKMARLLGQKTGTCFQRCATMDAANSLFIVTSEMDKKLGTNYHDRFLNFIREAQEKDYYVGVAMTDVKGDRSRRPHEQADPDLYLHVVEENKDGIVVRGAKSNQTGSINSQYTIVAPTAAMRKEDSDYAVAFAVPTDAEGIIHIYGRNPGDTRKLENCPVDMGNYRFSGQETLMIFHNVFVPWEKVFLYKEVEFAGRIPFLFGANHRQSYGGCKAGVSDVLIGAVKLLAEYNGIDKMPHIRDKILEMVRLTETIYCCGLAAGVEGAKTEAGSYFVNQLLGNVCKLNVATLPFEMARLAVDITGGILGTLVSEKDLKSPEIGKFVEKYLKGLPEVATEHKMRIIYLIQNLLFGVNSVGYVVESVHGAGPPAAQKSSLNRLVDFEEKKNFAKEIAGIH from the coding sequence ATGCCATTGATGAATGGAGAGCAGTATCGGGATAGCTTGAGGAAGATGAAGCATGTAGTCTACATCTTTGGGGAACGCATCTCGAACCCTGTGGACCACCCCATCGTTATTCCCTCGCAAAATGCTGTGGCTATGGCATACGACTTAGCATTTGATCCTAAATACGAAGACCTAATTACTGTGACCTCATCTTTGACGGGGAGGAAGATTAATCGGTTTACCCATATCTTTCAGAGTATTGATGATATGCTAAAGAAAGTTAAGATGGCCAGGCTTCTGGGACAGAAGACGGGCACCTGTTTTCAGCGCTGTGCCACCATGGATGCAGCCAATTCCCTGTTCATCGTCACTAGCGAGATGGATAAAAAACTGGGGACAAATTACCATGATCGTTTTTTAAACTTCATACGGGAGGCTCAAGAAAAGGATTACTACGTCGGAGTAGCTATGACCGATGTAAAAGGCGATCGATCCCGCAGGCCCCACGAGCAGGCTGATCCAGATCTATACCTCCATGTGGTGGAGGAGAATAAGGATGGGATTGTCGTCCGGGGTGCTAAATCCAACCAAACGGGGTCGATCAACTCCCAGTACACCATAGTGGCGCCAACGGCAGCCATGAGAAAAGAAGACTCGGATTATGCCGTGGCTTTCGCCGTACCTACAGACGCCGAGGGTATAATTCACATCTATGGCCGCAATCCTGGAGATACTCGAAAATTGGAGAACTGCCCTGTTGACATGGGCAATTACCGATTCAGCGGCCAAGAAACCTTGATGATCTTCCATAATGTTTTCGTCCCATGGGAGAAAGTCTTTCTGTATAAAGAGGTCGAATTCGCCGGACGGATTCCCTTCCTTTTTGGGGCTAACCACCGGCAGTCCTATGGAGGCTGCAAAGCAGGGGTAAGCGATGTCCTGATTGGAGCCGTGAAGCTTTTGGCAGAGTACAACGGGATCGATAAGATGCCCCACATCAGGGATAAGATCCTAGAGATGGTGCGCCTTACGGAGACAATTTATTGCTGCGGCCTGGCTGCTGGTGTCGAAGGAGCAAAGACCGAGGCTGGTTCTTACTTTGTCAATCAACTTCTAGGCAATGTGTGCAAGCTCAATGTGGCTACGCTGCCATTTGAGATGGCCCGGTTGGCGGTGGACATCACCGGGGGAATTCTGGGTACACTTGTTTCGGAGAAAGATTTAAAAAGCCCGGAAATAGGCAAGTTCGTGGAAAAATACTTGAAAGGGTTGCCAGAGGTCGCTACGGAACATAAAATGAGGATAATTTACCTGATCCAGAACCTCCTCTTCGGCGTAAAC